The Candidatus Eisenbacteria bacterium genome has a segment encoding these proteins:
- the phoU gene encoding phosphate signaling complex protein PhoU: protein MERHFDQELDVLKQTLLRMGGASEAIVQKSIEALKRRDMALAEEVFADDKAVDRLEIDIEERCVSLLALRQPLATDLRFITAALKISNDLERIADHAVNIAGCVKRLDTEPPLKVTADIPRLAQLAGAMLRESLDAFVRLDAPTARGLLRRDDEVDDLAHDLFRELQQGMCDDAATISRALQLILVTRNLERVADLATNVAEEVVFVAEARIVKHHAEEKLGGGMAAGEDFARS from the coding sequence ATGGAACGCCACTTCGATCAGGAACTCGACGTCCTCAAGCAGACGCTGCTGCGCATGGGCGGAGCCTCGGAAGCCATCGTCCAGAAGTCGATCGAAGCGCTCAAGCGTCGCGACATGGCGCTCGCCGAGGAAGTGTTCGCGGACGACAAGGCGGTCGACCGGCTCGAGATCGACATCGAGGAGCGCTGCGTGAGCCTGCTCGCGTTGCGTCAGCCGCTCGCGACCGACCTGCGCTTCATCACGGCCGCGCTCAAGATCTCGAACGATCTCGAGCGCATCGCCGACCACGCGGTGAACATCGCCGGGTGCGTCAAGCGCCTCGACACCGAGCCGCCGCTCAAGGTGACGGCGGACATTCCGCGACTCGCGCAACTCGCGGGAGCGATGCTGCGCGAGTCGCTCGATGCGTTCGTGCGGCTCGACGCCCCGACCGCCCGCGGGCTGCTGCGCCGCGACGACGAGGTCGACGATCTGGCACACGACCTGTTCCGCGAGCTCCAGCAAGGCATGTGCGACGATGCCGCGACGATCTCCCGCGCGCTGCAGCTCATCCTCGTGACGCGGAATCTCGAGCGCGTCGCCGACCTCGCCACCAACGTGGCGGAAGAGGTCGTGTTCGTGGCGGAGGCCCGCATCGTCAAGCACCACGCCGAGGAAAAGCTCGGCGGCGGGATGGCCGCGGGCGAGGACTTCGCGCGGTCGTAG
- the pstB gene encoding phosphate ABC transporter ATP-binding protein, with the protein MSVRTPVRKPAPPLPAASLRRPSGTPEEERVTVRTEAPPVLGTRDFHLYYGSHHALKGVTIGIPGHSVTAIIGPSGCGKSTLLRSFNRMNDLIAGVRTEGEIRVADIQVLAPGTDVVELRRRVGMVFQRPNPFPKSVFENVAFGLRMLGLKDRGELEARVELSLRRAALWDEVKDRLERSALQLSGGQQQRLCIARCLAVEPEVILMDEPASALDPTATARIEELILDLKATYTIVVVTHNMQQAARISGSTAFMLSGNLIEYGETGQIFTSPREKVTEDYITGRFG; encoded by the coding sequence ATGTCGGTGCGTACGCCGGTTCGAAAACCCGCCCCGCCGTTGCCGGCCGCCTCGTTGCGCCGTCCGAGCGGGACACCCGAGGAGGAGCGCGTGACGGTTCGCACCGAGGCGCCGCCGGTCCTGGGCACTCGCGACTTCCATCTCTATTACGGCTCGCATCACGCGTTGAAGGGCGTGACGATCGGGATCCCCGGCCACAGCGTGACCGCGATCATCGGTCCTTCGGGGTGCGGTAAGAGCACGCTCCTGCGCTCGTTCAATCGCATGAACGACCTGATCGCCGGCGTCCGCACCGAAGGCGAAATCCGGGTCGCCGACATTCAGGTGCTCGCGCCCGGCACCGACGTGGTCGAGCTGCGCCGCCGCGTGGGCATGGTGTTCCAGCGCCCGAATCCGTTCCCGAAGAGCGTGTTCGAGAACGTCGCGTTCGGCCTGCGCATGCTGGGCCTGAAGGATCGCGGCGAACTCGAGGCGCGCGTCGAACTGTCGCTGCGCCGCGCCGCGCTGTGGGACGAGGTGAAGGACCGTCTCGAACGTTCGGCGCTGCAGCTGTCGGGTGGACAGCAGCAGCGGCTGTGCATCGCGCGCTGTCTGGCGGTCGAGCCCGAGGTGATCCTCATGGACGAGCCGGCTTCGGCGCTCGATCCGACCGCGACCGCACGTATCGAGGAGCTGATCCTCGACTTGAAGGCGACCTATACGATCGTGGTCGTGACCCACAACATGCAGCAGGCCGCCCGCATCTCGGGCTCGACGGCGTTCATGCTTTCCGGCAACCTGATCGAGTATGGTGAAACGGGGCAGATCTTCACCAGCCCGCGCGAGAAGGTCACCGAGGACTACATCACCGGACGGTTCGGCTAA